One window from the genome of Labilithrix sp. encodes:
- a CDS encoding DUF507 family protein: MQKGQTVIADCGRIRHPASLLRTSGLRCTAMRLYGAKVGPLSQEVVRALVSGKEIETDAPKEVVADIEAVLKSYLDTEKTVDDKTRELLQRTGRGPSEFQKVRAQIAESHGIKVGDEALDYLLDQVVEMLMHSHHVEEVFAEDIALRRKMAPIFKKFMGADDELETEVRAQLRHVKEGTAQWDIEHARVMEIVKRKRGLS, encoded by the coding sequence TTGCAGAAGGGACAGACGGTCATCGCGGACTGCGGAAGAATACGCCACCCCGCTTCGCTTTTGCGAACGAGTGGACTACGGTGCACCGCCATGCGGCTCTACGGCGCCAAGGTCGGACCACTTTCGCAGGAGGTCGTCCGTGCGCTCGTCTCGGGCAAGGAAATCGAGACGGACGCGCCGAAAGAGGTGGTCGCCGACATCGAGGCGGTCCTCAAGAGCTATCTCGATACGGAGAAAACCGTCGACGACAAGACCCGCGAGCTGCTCCAGCGGACCGGGCGTGGCCCCTCCGAATTCCAGAAGGTTCGCGCGCAGATCGCCGAGAGCCACGGCATCAAGGTCGGCGACGAGGCGCTCGACTACCTGCTCGATCAGGTCGTCGAGATGCTCATGCACTCGCATCACGTCGAGGAGGTCTTCGCCGAGGACATCGCGCTTCGCCGCAAGATGGCGCCGATCTTCAAGAAATTCATGGGCGCCGACGACGAGCTCGAGACCGAGGTCCGCGCCCAGCTGCGCCACGTGAAGGAAGGCACCGCGCAGTGGGACATCGAGCACGCGCGCGTGATGGAGATCGTGAAGCGCAAGCGCGGCCTGTCCTGA
- the treS gene encoding maltose alpha-D-glucosyltransferase → MTPKSIRPSRGLSDDPLWYKDAVIYEARVRSFFDANGDGIGDFQGLRQKLDYLADLGVTAIWILPHYPSPGRDDGYDCADYTGVHPDVGTIEDFDEFVREAHRRGVRVITELVMNHTSDQHPWFQRARRAAPGSPERDFYVWSDDPDKYKDARIIFRDFEPSNWSWDPIAKSYYWHRFFAHQPDLNFENPAVHQAMFDTVDFWLARGVDGLRLDAVPYLYEEEGTNCENLPRTHVFLKKLRAHVDAKFPNRLLLAEANQWPEDAAAYFGNGDECHMNFHFPIMPRLFMSIHMEDRFPIIDILRQTPELHPTCQWGMFLRNHDELTLEMVTDEERDYMYRAYAHEQKMRINLGIRRRLAPLVSNDRKKMELLNGLLFSMPGTPILYYGDEIGMGDNVWLGDRNGVRTPMQWSADRNAGFSRANPQSLILPIIIDPEYHYEALNVEMQQSNGSSLLWWTKRLIALRKRYRAFGRGTVEFLHPSNPRVLAFIRQWEDETILVVANLSRHVQYAELDLAAFDGKVPVELMGKTRFPTVNGSQSYMLTLGGHDFYWFSIEVPRGATEGRPSLAGPINLLCTSVQSLLFGDERSLLDDALPTFLVGRGLADTSIVAAKVIESVTLTDGDEPLVYVLTRVEYGDQEPETFAIPLAVVAEAPPNASLVAGLQLPSGERKALVEATTETAARVLVEAATKGTTFAASSGKIVGGLVAGASLDTSTLGEPRVLGTDRLGVTIAYGDRAVLKLLYRVEEGTEPELEVARFFRGTETPITPRVLGFVERRVGRGEPATLALLEEYVVNEGTAWQQARSEVGRVYEYVLAQPADIAAPALPSASLLELAMLDPPAQHAEIAGAYRDWAVLLGRRTAELHIALARSEDPAFAPTAYSVMDQRSKYQSARNLVGRGLGSLRRALDTLPAGTRESAARLAAIEPQILARFEPILTTRIESLQVRGHGNLHLGRALFTGKDYMLIGAGGGRDRRLTERRRKRGALRDVGSMIRSFHYAAATSLLALRPEDQTRADPWGWLWQTWATAAYLRGYLETATGQPFLAPPPMLGVLLDAAIIEKAFAELRSEVAHRPEMAWIPIQGILRYIR, encoded by the coding sequence ATGACACCAAAAAGCATCCGCCCGAGCCGAGGACTCTCCGACGATCCCCTCTGGTACAAGGACGCCGTCATCTACGAGGCGCGCGTCCGCTCGTTCTTCGACGCGAACGGCGACGGCATCGGAGACTTCCAGGGGCTCCGGCAGAAGCTCGACTACCTCGCCGATCTCGGCGTCACCGCGATCTGGATCCTCCCGCACTACCCCTCGCCGGGGCGCGACGACGGGTACGACTGCGCGGACTACACCGGCGTGCACCCGGACGTCGGCACGATCGAGGACTTCGACGAGTTCGTGCGGGAGGCGCACCGGCGCGGCGTCCGCGTGATCACCGAGCTCGTGATGAACCACACCTCGGACCAGCACCCGTGGTTCCAGCGCGCGCGGCGCGCGGCGCCGGGGTCGCCGGAGCGCGACTTCTACGTCTGGAGCGACGATCCGGACAAGTACAAGGACGCGCGCATCATCTTCCGCGACTTCGAGCCTTCGAACTGGTCGTGGGACCCGATCGCGAAGTCGTACTACTGGCATCGCTTCTTCGCGCACCAGCCCGACCTCAACTTCGAGAACCCCGCCGTCCACCAGGCGATGTTCGACACGGTCGACTTCTGGCTCGCGCGCGGCGTCGACGGCCTCCGGCTCGACGCGGTGCCGTACCTCTACGAGGAGGAGGGCACCAACTGCGAGAACCTCCCCCGCACCCACGTGTTCCTGAAGAAGCTCCGCGCCCACGTCGACGCGAAGTTCCCGAACCGCCTCCTCCTCGCGGAGGCGAACCAGTGGCCCGAGGACGCCGCCGCCTACTTCGGCAACGGCGACGAGTGCCACATGAACTTCCACTTCCCGATCATGCCGCGCCTCTTCATGTCGATTCACATGGAGGACCGGTTCCCGATCATCGACATCCTCCGCCAGACGCCGGAGCTGCACCCGACCTGCCAGTGGGGCATGTTCCTCCGCAACCACGACGAGCTCACGCTCGAGATGGTGACCGACGAGGAGCGCGATTACATGTATCGTGCATATGCGCACGAGCAGAAGATGCGCATCAACCTCGGCATCCGGCGCCGCCTCGCGCCGCTCGTGTCGAACGACCGCAAGAAGATGGAGCTCCTGAACGGGCTCCTCTTCTCGATGCCGGGGACGCCGATCCTCTACTACGGCGACGAGATCGGCATGGGCGACAACGTGTGGCTCGGCGATCGCAACGGCGTGCGCACGCCGATGCAGTGGAGCGCGGACCGCAACGCGGGCTTCTCGCGCGCGAACCCGCAGAGCCTCATCCTCCCGATCATCATCGACCCCGAGTACCACTACGAAGCGCTCAACGTGGAGATGCAGCAGTCCAACGGGAGCTCGCTCCTGTGGTGGACGAAGCGGCTCATCGCGCTCCGGAAGCGGTACCGCGCGTTCGGTCGCGGGACGGTGGAGTTCCTCCACCCCTCGAACCCCCGCGTCCTCGCCTTCATCCGCCAGTGGGAGGACGAGACGATCCTCGTCGTCGCGAACCTCTCCCGTCACGTCCAGTACGCCGAGCTCGATCTCGCGGCCTTCGACGGGAAGGTGCCCGTCGAGCTGATGGGCAAGACGCGGTTCCCGACCGTGAACGGCTCGCAGAGCTACATGCTCACCCTCGGCGGGCACGACTTCTACTGGTTCTCGATCGAGGTGCCGCGCGGCGCGACCGAGGGGCGGCCGAGCCTCGCCGGGCCGATCAACCTGCTCTGCACGAGCGTGCAGTCGCTCCTGTTCGGCGACGAACGCTCGCTCCTCGACGACGCGCTGCCGACCTTCCTCGTCGGGCGCGGCCTCGCCGACACGTCGATCGTCGCGGCGAAGGTGATCGAGTCGGTCACCCTCACCGACGGCGACGAGCCGCTCGTCTACGTGCTCACGCGCGTGGAGTACGGCGATCAGGAGCCGGAGACGTTCGCGATCCCGCTCGCGGTCGTCGCGGAGGCCCCGCCGAACGCGTCGCTCGTCGCGGGGCTCCAGCTCCCGAGCGGCGAGAGGAAGGCGCTCGTCGAGGCCACGACCGAGACCGCCGCGCGCGTGCTGGTGGAGGCCGCGACGAAGGGCACGACCTTCGCCGCCTCGAGCGGGAAGATCGTCGGCGGCCTCGTCGCGGGGGCGAGCCTCGACACGAGCACGCTCGGCGAGCCGCGCGTGCTCGGCACCGATCGCCTCGGCGTGACGATCGCCTACGGCGACCGCGCGGTGCTCAAGCTGCTCTACCGCGTCGAGGAAGGGACCGAGCCCGAGCTCGAGGTCGCGCGCTTCTTCCGCGGGACCGAGACCCCGATCACGCCGCGGGTCCTCGGGTTCGTCGAGCGCCGCGTCGGCCGCGGCGAGCCCGCGACGCTCGCGCTGCTCGAGGAGTACGTCGTCAACGAAGGCACCGCCTGGCAGCAGGCGCGGAGCGAGGTCGGCCGCGTCTACGAGTACGTCCTCGCGCAGCCGGCCGACATCGCCGCGCCCGCGCTCCCCTCCGCGTCGCTCCTCGAGCTCGCGATGCTCGATCCGCCCGCGCAGCACGCCGAGATCGCCGGCGCCTACCGCGACTGGGCGGTCCTCCTCGGCCGCCGCACCGCCGAGCTCCACATCGCGCTCGCGCGCTCGGAGGACCCCGCGTTCGCGCCGACGGCGTACTCGGTGATGGACCAGCGCTCGAAGTACCAGAGCGCGCGCAACCTCGTCGGCCGCGGGCTCGGCTCGCTCCGCCGCGCGCTCGACACCCTGCCCGCCGGAACGCGTGAGAGCGCGGCGCGCCTCGCCGCGATCGAGCCGCAGATCCTCGCCCGCTTCGAGCCGATCCTCACGACGCGCATCGAGTCGCTCCAGGTCCGCGGTCACGGCAACCTCCACCTCGGCCGCGCGCTCTTCACCGGGAAGGACTACATGCTCATCGGCGCGGGCGGCGGGCGCGACCGGCGGCTGACCGAGCGGCGGCGCAAGCGCGGCGCGCTGCGCGACGTCGGGAGCATGATCCGATCGTTCCACTACGCGGCGGCGACGTCGCTCCTCGCGCTCCGCCCCGAGGACCAGACGCGCGCCGATCCGTGGGGCTGGCTCTGGCAGACGTGGGCGACCGCGGCCTACCTCCGCGGCTACCTCGAGACGGCGACGGGCCAGCCCTTCCTCGCGCCGCCGCCGATGCTCGGCGTCCTCCTCGACGCGGCCATCATCGAGAAGGCCTTCGCCGAGCTACGGAGCGAGGTCGCGCATCGCCCGGAGATGGCGTGGATCCCGATCCAGGGGATCCTCCGCTACATCCGCTGA
- a CDS encoding YicC family protein — protein sequence MKSMTGFGAGDVLFAGGKLTIEIRAVNHRYLDLRIRAPAQLPDLANVVDSLARERLTRGRFDVTVRLDGGALGAVVLDRERARSVFAALTELRDELAPGVDVPLSLLGAVPDLFVPALDDDDALNAALVAAFDAARAALDEMRRREGDALAADLRRRLASVRRLAGAVAERAPAMAEAYRARLTEKIARLGLEPDPTRLAQEVVLYADRADVAEELTRIEGHAAHLEGMLACDGAIGRRLDFLLQEMAREVNTIGAKSQDVAVAHAVVDLKTEIERMREQVQNVE from the coding sequence ATGAAGAGCATGACCGGCTTCGGGGCCGGGGACGTGCTCTTCGCCGGCGGCAAGCTCACGATCGAGATCCGCGCGGTCAACCATCGCTACCTCGACCTCCGGATCCGCGCGCCGGCGCAGCTGCCGGACCTCGCGAACGTCGTCGACTCGCTCGCGCGCGAGCGGCTCACGCGCGGGCGCTTCGACGTCACGGTGCGCCTCGACGGCGGGGCGCTCGGGGCCGTCGTCCTCGATCGCGAGCGCGCGCGCTCCGTCTTCGCCGCGCTGACGGAGCTCCGCGACGAGCTCGCGCCCGGCGTCGACGTGCCGCTCTCGCTCCTCGGCGCGGTGCCGGACCTGTTCGTCCCCGCCCTCGACGACGACGACGCGCTGAACGCCGCGCTCGTCGCCGCCTTCGACGCCGCCCGCGCCGCCCTCGACGAGATGCGGCGGCGCGAGGGCGACGCGCTCGCGGCCGACCTGCGGCGGCGGCTCGCTTCGGTCCGCCGCCTCGCGGGGGCGGTGGCGGAGCGCGCGCCGGCGATGGCGGAGGCCTACCGCGCGCGGCTGACGGAGAAGATCGCGCGGCTCGGCCTCGAGCCCGATCCGACGCGCCTCGCGCAGGAGGTCGTCCTCTACGCCGACCGCGCCGACGTGGCGGAGGAGCTCACGCGCATCGAGGGGCACGCCGCGCACCTCGAGGGGATGCTCGCGTGCGACGGGGCGATCGGCCGGCGCCTCGACTTCCTGCTCCAGGAGATGGCGCGCGAGGTGAACACGATCGGCGCGAAGAGCCAGGACGTCGCCGTCGCGCACGCGGTGGTCGATCTCAAGACCGAGATCGAACGCATGCGCGAGCAGGTGCAGAACGTCGAGTAG
- the gmk gene encoding guanylate kinase, with amino-acid sequence MSDPFLLLILSSPSGAGKTTLTRKLREKFPNLRFSVSHTTRKPRATEENGRDYHFINRKDFDELVEREAFLEWAHVHENCYGTSLGEIERAKADPQCAGIIFDIDYQGARQIRAKVPEAIAVFILPPSMIELERRLKGRNSETEEMVRKRFAAAQVEIEHYGFFDYLVVNDEIDKAFGDLEGIILAERSRRHRRAELAERLLRAGKL; translated from the coding sequence ATGAGCGATCCGTTCCTGCTCCTCATCCTTTCGTCGCCGAGCGGGGCGGGCAAGACGACGCTCACGCGCAAGCTCCGCGAGAAGTTCCCCAACCTCCGCTTCAGCGTCTCGCACACGACGCGGAAGCCGCGCGCGACGGAGGAGAACGGCCGCGACTACCACTTCATCAACCGCAAGGACTTCGACGAGCTCGTCGAGCGCGAGGCGTTCCTCGAGTGGGCGCACGTCCACGAGAACTGCTACGGCACGAGCCTCGGCGAGATCGAGCGCGCGAAGGCGGACCCGCAGTGCGCCGGCATCATCTTCGACATCGACTACCAGGGCGCGCGCCAGATCCGGGCGAAGGTCCCGGAGGCGATCGCGGTGTTCATCCTCCCGCCGTCGATGATCGAGCTCGAGCGCCGCCTGAAGGGGCGCAACAGCGAGACCGAGGAGATGGTGCGGAAGCGCTTCGCCGCGGCGCAGGTGGAAATCGAGCATTACGGCTTTTTCGACTACCTCGTCGTCAACGACGAAATCGACAAGGCGTTCGGCGACCTCGAGGGCATCATCCTCGCCGAGCGGAGCCGGCGCCATCGCCGCGCGGAGCTGGCGGAGCGCCTGCTCCGGGCCGGCAAGCTCTGA
- a CDS encoding DUF3570 domain-containing protein, with protein MRLQLGRLLFACAVTALASLASREASAQVAEVDTAHTLYHEAPTRSNMTVYTPGVAAQATPWEWITIRGGYEADVVSGASVATKAGPAYQSVNAGADVITTASVRDVRHSPNGGLTLRKGDVAYTAAYTYGTENDYRSHNVFVGAKTDAYGHNTQLEISYARNFDSVCNRVQAVNDTAPRFRALEDSSGCFTKNPLRARERLDIDGFQASWTQAWTPVFATQLAYTAQLIEGFQSNPYRSVIVAQGLKAQEHHPEQRARQALALRMNFYVRPIKVAFRLTGRIYRDTWDVTSGTGELEAERYLFESFRVTARGRYYKQSGALFWSDDYTGGDPPLGPKGQYFTGDRELSPFWSLGLGARVAYTIRPAPRFEGGKPRLLGILESAKVGASFDLIQFSYDEYTLAGRPIENARAFIFGLTAGALF; from the coding sequence ATGCGGCTGCAACTAGGGCGGCTGCTGTTTGCTTGTGCAGTCACCGCGCTCGCGTCGCTCGCGAGCCGGGAGGCGTCCGCGCAGGTCGCGGAGGTCGACACCGCGCACACGCTCTACCACGAGGCGCCGACGCGCTCGAACATGACGGTCTACACCCCGGGCGTCGCGGCGCAGGCGACGCCGTGGGAGTGGATCACGATCCGCGGCGGCTACGAGGCCGACGTCGTCTCGGGCGCGAGCGTCGCGACCAAGGCCGGCCCCGCGTACCAGAGCGTGAACGCCGGCGCCGACGTCATCACCACCGCGAGCGTGCGCGACGTGCGCCACTCGCCGAACGGCGGGCTCACGCTGCGGAAGGGCGACGTCGCGTACACCGCCGCGTACACCTACGGGACCGAGAACGACTACCGCTCGCACAACGTCTTCGTCGGCGCGAAGACGGACGCGTACGGCCACAACACCCAGCTCGAGATCTCGTACGCGCGCAACTTCGACTCCGTCTGCAACCGCGTGCAGGCGGTGAACGACACCGCCCCGCGCTTCCGCGCGCTCGAAGACTCGAGCGGCTGCTTCACGAAGAACCCGCTCCGCGCGCGCGAGCGCCTCGACATCGACGGCTTCCAGGCGAGCTGGACGCAGGCGTGGACGCCCGTCTTCGCGACGCAGCTCGCGTACACCGCGCAGCTCATCGAGGGGTTCCAGTCGAACCCGTACCGCAGCGTCATCGTCGCGCAGGGCCTCAAGGCGCAGGAGCATCATCCGGAGCAGCGCGCGCGCCAGGCGCTCGCGCTCCGGATGAACTTCTACGTCCGCCCGATCAAGGTCGCGTTCCGCCTGACCGGCCGCATCTACCGCGACACCTGGGACGTCACGAGCGGCACCGGCGAGCTCGAGGCCGAGCGCTACCTCTTCGAGAGCTTCCGCGTCACCGCGCGCGGCCGCTACTACAAGCAGAGCGGCGCGCTCTTCTGGAGCGACGACTACACCGGCGGCGATCCCCCGCTCGGCCCGAAGGGTCAGTATTTCACCGGCGATCGCGAGCTCTCGCCGTTCTGGAGCCTCGGCCTCGGCGCGCGCGTCGCGTACACGATCCGCCCCGCCCCGCGGTTCGAGGGCGGCAAGCCGCGCCTCCTCGGCATCCTCGAGAGCGCCAAGGTCGGCGCGTCGTTCGACCTGATCCAGTTCTCCTACGACGAGTACACCCTCGCCGGCCGGCCGATCGAGAACGCGCGCGCCTTCATCTTCGGCCTCACCGCCGGCGCGCTGTTCTGA
- the lspA gene encoding signal peptidase II, producing the protein MSEPESKEDAPATAEAAPTEPAAAAEPPAAAEPPAAAEPPAEPELAPGVERLGRPDGTSKAIPETILGPRPSAVFLAVVSIVSLVSDVGTKLWAEKRLVEYPTFVTVIDNHLMFVLAKNKGGAWGLLQGESENVRRPFFLLVSVAAIAFIVTLYRRLQPRQYALKWGLPLVLGGALGNVFDRIRYGYVIDFIDYRADWIKKLNELVAKYYPKHVVTDHWPTFNVADIAICVGVALMAIDMLTSRRGRRPTPLAADVPLETTDAALAPAGLVASAALDEATPPAADAANAGETSARLADGSEAPPDATDIPEAKPEEGKTITSG; encoded by the coding sequence ATGAGCGAACCCGAGTCGAAAGAAGACGCGCCCGCTACGGCAGAGGCTGCCCCCACCGAGCCCGCCGCCGCCGCGGAGCCGCCCGCCGCCGCGGAGCCGCCTGCCGCCGCGGAGCCGCCTGCCGAGCCCGAGCTCGCGCCCGGCGTCGAGCGGCTCGGCCGGCCGGACGGCACGTCGAAGGCGATCCCGGAGACGATCCTCGGACCGCGTCCGTCGGCGGTGTTCCTCGCCGTGGTCTCGATCGTCTCCCTCGTCTCGGACGTCGGCACGAAGCTCTGGGCGGAGAAGCGCCTCGTCGAGTACCCGACGTTCGTCACCGTCATCGACAACCACCTCATGTTCGTCCTCGCGAAGAACAAAGGTGGCGCGTGGGGACTCTTGCAGGGCGAGAGCGAGAACGTCCGCCGCCCCTTCTTCCTCCTCGTCTCCGTCGCCGCGATCGCGTTCATCGTCACGCTCTACCGCCGGCTCCAGCCGCGGCAGTACGCGCTCAAGTGGGGCCTCCCGCTCGTCCTCGGCGGCGCGCTCGGCAACGTGTTCGACCGCATCCGGTACGGCTACGTCATCGACTTCATCGACTACCGCGCCGACTGGATCAAGAAGCTCAACGAGCTCGTCGCGAAGTATTACCCGAAGCACGTCGTCACCGACCACTGGCCCACCTTCAACGTGGCCGACATCGCGATCTGCGTCGGCGTCGCGCTCATGGCGATCGACATGCTCACGTCCCGCCGCGGCCGGCGCCCGACCCCGCTCGCGGCCGACGTCCCGCTGGAGACCACCGACGCGGCGCTCGCGCCCGCCGGCCTCGTCGCGAGCGCCGCCCTCGACGAGGCGACGCCTCCCGCCGCCGACGCCGCGAACGCGGGCGAGACGAGCGCGCGCCTCGCCGACGGCTCCGAAGCCCCGCCCGACGCGACCGACATCCCCGAAGCCAAGCCGGAAGAAGGCAAGACCATCACCAGCGGCTGA
- a CDS encoding DUF4266 domain-containing protein has translation MKLYFACFVALSSLAGCVTVKPAQRSVLADPIMQFEGDPQAAAQLRHAIDNREGSYGGGGVSGGGCGCN, from the coding sequence ATGAAGTTGTATTTTGCATGTTTCGTCGCGCTGAGCAGCCTCGCCGGTTGCGTCACCGTGAAGCCCGCCCAGCGCTCGGTGCTGGCGGATCCGATCATGCAGTTCGAGGGCGACCCGCAGGCCGCGGCGCAGCTCCGGCACGCGATCGACAACCGCGAAGGCTCGTACGGCGGGGGCGGCGTCTCGGGTGGAGGATGCGGCTGCAACTAG
- a CDS encoding TIGR04552 family protein, which translates to MALVRTDGLKELDEFTLADLEAVRLVLRGDSVVDWHRLNFADEEEVRDFLRAQEFHPDEPADRARMNAIKSEAINYLRRHFEYPIPKPVEQASIEDLFLLATGRGHRQTCACTILKCTHIIHHLDGRELLFMLPMSDAEIFHLVEEKVYRVIGSMLAEGFPITEFVGGRKNKDSLYTKLLSKREAVSAQIFDKLRFRIVCREREDIFPVLQYLTKKLFPFNYVIPGQSINSMFNFKRYCQQNRHLKGFLSEMQAGADEELTPTDNIFSADNYHVIHYVVDMPVRLPRKLLERAPQQAWALGPVVFVICEFQVIDRATEASNEQGEASHAKYKDRQKKAVIRRLQLGMREMRTPPRRDDVVRSDSVPPPSPQPVSPAPPPVAAAPEEPEPEKRKPESRRRPKGPKSRR; encoded by the coding sequence ATGGCGCTGGTGCGGACGGACGGACTGAAAGAGCTCGACGAGTTCACGCTCGCCGACCTCGAAGCCGTGCGCCTCGTGCTGCGCGGCGACTCCGTCGTCGACTGGCATCGGCTCAACTTCGCCGACGAAGAAGAGGTCCGCGACTTCCTCCGCGCGCAGGAGTTCCACCCCGACGAGCCCGCCGATCGCGCGCGGATGAACGCGATCAAGAGCGAGGCGATCAACTACCTGCGGCGCCACTTCGAGTACCCGATCCCGAAGCCGGTGGAGCAAGCGTCGATCGAGGACCTGTTCCTCCTCGCGACGGGGCGCGGCCATCGTCAGACCTGCGCGTGCACGATCCTGAAGTGCACGCACATCATCCATCACCTCGACGGGCGCGAGCTGCTCTTCATGCTCCCGATGTCGGACGCCGAGATCTTCCACCTCGTCGAGGAGAAGGTCTACCGCGTCATCGGGAGCATGCTCGCCGAGGGCTTCCCGATCACCGAGTTCGTCGGCGGCCGCAAGAACAAGGACTCGCTCTACACGAAGCTCCTCTCGAAGCGCGAGGCGGTCTCGGCGCAGATCTTCGACAAGCTCCGCTTCCGCATCGTGTGCCGCGAGCGCGAGGACATCTTCCCCGTCCTCCAGTACCTCACGAAGAAGCTGTTCCCGTTCAACTACGTGATCCCGGGGCAGAGCATCAACTCGATGTTCAACTTCAAGCGGTACTGCCAGCAGAACCGCCACCTCAAGGGGTTCCTCTCCGAGATGCAGGCCGGCGCCGACGAGGAGCTCACGCCGACCGACAACATCTTCTCGGCCGACAACTACCACGTCATCCACTACGTCGTGGACATGCCGGTCCGCCTCCCGCGGAAGCTCCTCGAGCGCGCGCCGCAGCAGGCGTGGGCGCTCGGGCCCGTCGTCTTCGTCATCTGCGAGTTCCAGGTCATCGACCGCGCGACCGAGGCCTCGAACGAGCAGGGCGAGGCATCGCATGCAAAGTACAAGGACCGCCAGAAGAAGGCCGTCATCCGCCGCCTCCAGCTCGGCATGCGCGAGATGCGGACGCCGCCGCGCCGCGACGACGTGGTCCGCAGCGACTCGGTCCCCCCGCCCTCCCCGCAGCCGGTCTCGCCCGCGCCGCCGCCCGTCGCCGCGGCGCCCGAGGAGCCGGAGCCGGAGAAGCGGAAGCCCGAGAGCCGGCGCCGCCCGAAGGGCCCGAAGAGCCGCCGCTGA
- a CDS encoding Uma2 family endonuclease: MGEPAEEIGVSFREFWEYEGLPETRYELFSGEIVAMNQPSLRHGALQGSLIGELMRTLEGRCQVLGPVGVYCEATGDAFGPDVIVLCEPAIYDKEIGRALTNPSAIFEILSPGTSKIDTHEKLPAYKAIPSLREYVLVSQRKRLIQLHRRTSSGWISEQYSSGALRICDGEITVEAIYERVDTSALLPR, from the coding sequence ATGGGCGAACCGGCCGAGGAGATCGGGGTCTCCTTCCGAGAATTCTGGGAGTACGAGGGCCTCCCCGAGACGCGCTACGAGCTCTTCAGCGGAGAAATCGTGGCGATGAACCAACCTTCGCTGCGGCACGGCGCGCTCCAAGGATCCCTCATCGGAGAGCTCATGCGCACGCTCGAGGGCCGGTGCCAGGTGCTGGGGCCGGTGGGCGTCTACTGCGAAGCCACCGGAGACGCGTTCGGTCCCGACGTCATCGTGCTCTGTGAGCCGGCGATCTACGACAAGGAGATCGGGCGCGCGCTTACGAACCCGAGCGCCATCTTCGAGATCCTCTCCCCGGGCACGTCGAAGATCGACACCCATGAGAAGCTCCCGGCGTACAAGGCCATTCCGTCCTTGCGCGAGTACGTCCTGGTCTCGCAACGAAAGAGGCTCATCCAACTTCACAGGAGGACGAGCAGCGGCTGGATCAGCGAACAGTATTCCTCGGGCGCTCTTCGCATCTGCGATGGCGAGATCACGGTCGAAGCGATCTACGAACGCGTGGACACCTCGGCGCTCTTGCCGCGTTGA